From the Halobacterium zhouii genome, the window GCTGAAACTCTGTGACGTCGAAGCCATCGCCGACCTCGCGCACGACGCCGGCGCGCGCCTCGGCGTCGACAACACGTTCCTCAGCCCGTACTTCCAGCGCCCCCTCGAACTCGGCGCGGACGTCGTCGCGCACTCCACGACGAAGTACCTCAACGGCCACTCGGACTCCGTGGGCGGCGCGCTCGTCACCAGCGACGACGCGTTCGCCGAGGAGGTCGGCTTCCTCCAGCAGGTCGGCCTCGGGAACGTGCTCGCGCCGTTCGACGCCTACCTCGTGCTCCGGGGGACGAAGACGCTCGCGCCGCGGATGCGCGACCACGAGGCGAACGCGCTCGCCATCGCGGAGCACCTGGAATCACGTGACGAGGTCGAGGCCGTCCACTATCCGGGTCTCGAATCCCACCCGCAACACGACCTCGCGAGGATCCAGCAGTCCGGCTACGGCGGCATCTTCTCGTTCGAACTCGCGGGCGACCTGCAGGACGCAAAGCGCTTCCTCGAGGCCTTAGAGGAGTTCAGTCTCGCGGTGAGCGTCGGCGGCGTCGAGTCCCTCGTCGAACTCCCGGCGGCGATGACCCACGAACCGATTCCGAAGGCCGAACGCGAGGCCCAGGGAATCACCGACACGCTGGTCCGGATGTCGGTGGGCATCGAGCACGTCGACGACCTCGTGCGGGACCTCGAACGCGGGTTCGACGCGATGCAGCGCGCGCCGGCGAATCGGTAATCGCCTCCCGGGGAGACCTGCACTGCTACACTAACGGCGTGGTGGCGTGAACCCGCAACGAACCGGTCCCTTCAGGGTCGCTCGGCCACAACCGCCCGATATGTCGCCCGTCGCGCACGTCCAGTCAGCCGCGCTCGCGTGGCCGCTCGTGGTCGCGTTGTCGCTCGCGGCGCTCGGGTCCGCGGTGCTCACCGGCACCGCGCTCGCTGTCTTCCTGCGGCGGCGCTCCCGTTCGTACCTGCTCGTCGCGCTCGCGC encodes:
- a CDS encoding trans-sulfuration enzyme family protein; the protein is MDDSRIETLAVGHGEDPGETHRGDVVSPIHLASTFALPELDADLSLEDVDPADGQFLYSRLNNPTRHALEQRLAALEGGDHGFAFASGTSAIATAAMACVEPGDHVVAFDDLYAGTRRMFETLLRDRFDVDVSFVDATDPENVADALRPETTLVWMETPTNPLLKLCDVEAIADLAHDAGARLGVDNTFLSPYFQRPLELGADVVAHSTTKYLNGHSDSVGGALVTSDDAFAEEVGFLQQVGLGNVLAPFDAYLVLRGTKTLAPRMRDHEANALAIAEHLESRDEVEAVHYPGLESHPQHDLARIQQSGYGGIFSFELAGDLQDAKRFLEALEEFSLAVSVGGVESLVELPAAMTHEPIPKAEREAQGITDTLVRMSVGIEHVDDLVRDLERGFDAMQRAPANR